The genomic region CCAATCTGAATGGACCATTTGTTTGTGTTGTGGACTcacattattcattcaaaaaacAACTTGAAAACTTTAGTTTTTGCTTCATTGATTGCTGATTGAAACTTTGTTTATTAAGCAGATAATATACCTTTCCTTttcagaattttaaaaaaatatatttgcagATATCAATGGTGGATCAGTTAACATTCAACCAAGTTCAACACTAGGAACAGATAatgttgttcttttttttcttttttctttttgcagttTTCAAGGCGAATGTTTGAGAATTAAACAaccattaaaaagaaaaacatattttcaagtTTGATTCTGAGCCAGGTTTTAACGTGCCCAACCTTTTCCCAGCTGCTTAAATTCTTGGTTTATATAAACCAGACACACTGTTTGAATCTGTATACATTTGAGCTCCAATAAACAAACACtggttataataataataatcatcatTAGTCAACTAAACCACAGTTGAgcttgttatattatatattcttttatctgCTACTAGCCTACTACTCCCTACTAACTACTCTTGTTTACTCAAACAAGATGATTTTGACTCTAGTTGCAACCTTGCATCATCATGCATTGACTAACTtcgttaaaataaaaaagttatttagCATTTTAAAACAAGAATAATGGAGCAAAGAGTGGTTGAGAAAACGTTGCAGATTTTCAAACCTGTTATTTTCAATGGTGATGTGTGTCTGCTAGATATGCCGAACAGTAACagatacatcaaaaataataattcatggCGTCATGCGTGCCCTGTTGATGCTGGCTTCTCGGCCCGATCCAACGCATCAGTTCGGTTTACTGGACTTATGGCTAAAGGTAGCTTTAGTCCGGCTTGGATCTctttattttggtttggttgTTTCTGCTCTTTTTGTGTACTTTATTTCTGTTTATGTCTTTTATGCTTTGGGATTTGGCTCCTTTTGCTTCTGTTATGTTACTTTAGCTATGAAATGAATTTtcgtttgaaaaaaaaatcatggcTAGTTATTGCCTCTGCTATTCATTTTGGGTTCCTTTTCGAAGTCCTAAAACTTGGGTTATTCTAGTTGGGTCATAGCACCTTGGTTTAGTTTGAGCCCATTTTAATGCTTTGGCCATGTTGGTCTCGGTTCAGTGGCTATTGGTCTCGGTCATAGCACAATTCTTGTTATGAAATGAAtggtaagaaaaataaaaacaaaagtaaattCATGTTGTGCTAATGAACATGCAAATAGTATTAATTCTGTTCATATATGGCCAGTACATATTGTTACATGAAGAGATGATCCTAATTTATGTGTTAATTGATTCATAAATGTTCATATAACCAATTAATATACTGATGAGTGATTTCAGTGTCAAGTCATACTTCTTCTAcacaattttcaaaataggCAAATAGAAAATACTTATAAAGAATAATTCTAATCAgctgaagggaaaaaaaagttgaagCTAGCATTAGATTTTAATTGAAGATTATTGGTAGCTTCAAATATGTAAGTAAGCTTTCATATGAAGCTAATTTCtccatattattttatgatGTAACGGTAAGAACTTGTGAGGCTTGAGCCCAAGTGGATCATCTCCTCCATTGAATTAGCAACTTGGTTCTTTCTCATTTCCTCCAAACCCCAAGCTTTTCAGTGTTGCAGGGGAATGATTTCAGCATGTAACAATGGCTAACTTCCACATACCTTATTCTAGGCATCACACTCTGAACCAAATCCCACTCCACTTGTAGCCTAGCAAGGAACTTGAGACAAAGCCCCTCAACTTTCCATGTAATGGTTTTACCACCCTCGAAGCTTGGATGCACGAATTGCAGGTCTCCATTTTCGATACAAAGATAATGCAAATCACGAAGTGACTTGGGATTCATCCACATTGGCGTCGTCACTCCACGGTAATACCTCAGATACAGCTCCTCAAGATGTGGTGGAGGAGATAAGCCATCCAGTTTCCTGAAAATCTCTTCTTTCTCGCATCCTTCTGTGTTGATGGACAAAACCTTGAGTTGTTTTAGGTGGGAAAGGACAGTGAGTTCCTCTTCTGCAATGTCGCTTTCTTCGTTTATATTTACTCGCAGTACTTTAAGCTTTGACAGCCATTGAAGCTCACCTAAACGACACCCATTCCTGTCAGCTTCACTTGGTACAGTGAATCCTGAGAGTTCTTGAAGATTTGAAAGCCTCCCAAGCCCCTGTGGGAGATATCGCATCATAGGACAGTACCCTAAATCCAATACATTTAGCTTCTGCAGATTTGTGATGGACGAGGGAAGCTTTTGAAGATTGTTGCATCCATTCAAAACCAAAAGCTGAAGGTTCCGGAGCTCACCGATTAACTGTGGAAGTTCCTTGAGGGAAGCAACTCCTCTTAGGTTCAGATATGATAAGCGTTGAAGAGAGATGATCCAATGCAGGAGTTTGTGAATGGGGATGTTTTCTAGCTTATTCAGAGAAAAATCCAACACCCTGAGAGACCTTACTCTGAACAGTGGGATGGTCTTATCGGGGCTAACAGGAGAGCTGTTCATCATCAGGAATGCCCGGagctttgattttttattctgtGATTTCACATCTTCTTCCCCTGTAAAACCCAAACGCCGAGATTGTATGCTGGGTCTTTGTTTGCCATGTTCATCAAAGCTGCAAAAGGACTCTTCTCTAGCAATTTTAATGGTCAAGTCTCTCACAAGATCATGCATCTTGCAAGTGTAGACTCTTCCATCGAACCCTCTGTGCTTCACAACTTCAACCAGGCATCTACTGATGAGCTCTGAGAGGTAATCAAATGCTAATTCGATTGCAGTCCGGGTGTCTTTTCCCTGTACGAAACCCTCTCCCACCCACCAATGAACCAACTGCTCAGCACTTATCACCGAGTCCTCTGGATAAATGGAGAAGCATAACAGGCATTGCTTGAGGCGAGTTGGCAGCTCATCGTAGCTCAATTGTAAGGAAGCCATAACCGAGCTTTCACCTTCTCTAGTAGCCAATTCATCGTGGAAATTGTTGTGAATTCGTCTCCAAACATCAGTTGACAAAGTTTTCGATTTCAACAAGCCTCCTACGGTCTTGAGAGCTAATGGAAGTCCACAACATTTCTTCACTATATCCTTCCCTAGCTCTTCCAACTCGTAGTGCGGCTTTGCTTCCTTTTCTGAAGAAAATGCAATCCTACAAAACAATGCCCAGCCTTCTTCTTCATTGAGTACGCGAGGTTGATGAATTCGAGCTTTCTCCACCCCCATTTCAATGGCAACACTTTCTTTCCTGGTAGTGATTATTACAGCACTGCTCTGTCCCTCCCTCTTGGGTAATCCAGCAAGCAATCTTTCCCACCAGCCATGAACACTCCAAACATCATccatcactatcaaatagtccTTACCCTCAAGTGCTTGTTTAATCTTCGGCAGCATTTGACCCATATCCAATCCATACGTATCCTCTCCTAGTTGTTTCAACATGGTCTTCATTGTTTCTTCCTCATTCACTGTTTGAGATATGGACACCCAAATTCTCTCTTCGAATCGTTCGAGGATCGCGTGGTTGTTAAAGATCTTCTGGGTTATAGTTGTTTTCCCCAATCCCCCCATCCCAATAATCCCAACTTGGTGCAATTGTTTTTTCGTAGGAAGAATCCACCCTATAATCTTCATTGTATCTTCAGCCAAACCAACTATGCTGGATTCATCGAAAGCAGGCGACGTCCATCGACGATGAACCACACTGCTGACATCGTCATGGACACCTTGCTGTCCGATTGTCTTCAAATATGTTTTCAAGACCTTGTGCATCTTCTCTATCCGTCCATTGATGTCCTTGAGCCTTTTCGAAGTTCGGTGCTGAAAGATCATCTCTCGTGGAAGGAAATGGTTGCAGCGAAAGACATGGTCACGAAATTCAGCTCGGAGCAAGCAATCAGTAAGTATATCCTCGGCATCATAGGTCAATTCTCTGATCATGCTTAGAGTTGTCTTCACGGTTTCCTCCTTCCTTTTGAGCTTGTTAGCATCAGCAAGGAAGGATTTCATGAAGTCAAGCTGTGTTTTAAGCTCCATGAATTGGCTACGAAATTCAAGTACTCGACCACTGTGCTCTTTCAGGGCATCAATCAGCTTCCCTGCTACAACTTGTATGATTGCATCCGCCATcttctttttatgttattaacCTGCAAATTTTCTGCAGTAAAACATCAATATGAagatgaattgaaaatttttaagtttttggagatttaaataaaatggataAACAACCTCACAGAACTCATGTTTTGAGCTTAACATCAACCATAAAAATTACTGGAAACATTGAAAATAACATCAACATGAAGATGGATTCAAGAACTTACTCAGATGTTTGCTTGGAGATATTATAATAGTATCCAATGAACTTCAAACCCTGAAAAAAGGAATTGAAAACATGCAAACGTTGAGTAGAACATAAATATGAAGATGGAAGGGAAATGAAGAACATGGATCAAACCTGCTGATGAAGGGAGTTTCTTGACTCAACCGAGGGAGGTAGTTGATGTTACAAGAGAAGAAACTCGCAAACAAAGGTCTTATAATGTAAACAAACAACTGAAAAAGAACACACATCTTCCTTGAAGTTGCTCATTATTTTTCCTATCCACCATCCAATACAAATGATTGTCAATTAAGACTAACACTAATCAAATGAAATCCCATGTTTTCTCTTAAGTGTAAACAAGagacaaaaagagaaaatgttgAAGACAGCCGATTGTAGAACAGTAAATGAAGTGGATTTCCATTTTCCATTCTTACTCGTTTGCTTTGAATTCGAAAGAATTTAAAGGGCGTGAATGGGATTAGGGTCCTACCACTACAATTTACCACTAAACGTCTCATTGTTGACCGAACCAGCTGGAAGTCAACTCACAACATTAGACAATTATCTTGTTTTCATCATCCTTCTTCAAAATGTATACTTATAAGTATGATTGTGTTAGTTCATAAGCAGTATGAATCAAATTTGAGGGCATCAAAATACTTGAATCTcaacttttattaataatacCAAAATCTTGTtgataaagtataaaaatggaagtaatttaacaaaattaatctattaaaacaaaatttgaggTGAAACCTTTTTATGCATGAGATAGTTTTCTATATTAATTAGATCTAAattccttttcattttctccAGTCCTTGAACCCTTGACCAATGACTTGTTGGTCGATGACTTAGAGATTTAGAGAGAGCTAATGCCTAACAATAATGAACTGAAAATCTTAATTGTTCCGTTTTTCAGAGATGATCGTTCCTTTAAAAACAGGTAAGGTTTTTTGGGGGGCGGGGTCTATTATTAAAATGGATTGAAGATGAGAATTGAGAGCATAATTCACAAGTTTTGATTGATGTTTCATGTTGGTGTTGCATGTTTTAGCTAATTACAATGAAGAGAGTTTGTTACATAACACTTGTGTTGTAAATGAATTTggatatttgatttaattatttttttgggtttaaacTGAACAGATTCGTATcctaaaaaaaaatatgtatgctCATAAATTCAGCCACGATTGAAATTGAGTGCTATTGTATTGGATGAAAGCCAGTGCTGTTTTTGTAGTATTTGGGTCTTCACGTGACTAGAAGtcaactaaaatgaaaacacgaaagaaggggaaaaaaaggcAACTTAAAACGTGATCTCTGCTTGATTTACTTTTGGCAGGGTACAACAAGGctccttaaattttaatatttttgttttaattagggATAAATTAGTGAtccaattataatttatttcttttttatcatttaattatgaaaaattatgaaatagtcactcaattattagtaagttccttttttttgtcacccaactattcattttatcttttttcttatCACCAATTTGctaagataaaaatgaaaacactcaaaaatccaagatagttaggtgaccaaaaaagaaaaattggatAGTTGAGTAACtatttgtaacttttcatagtttggtggtcaaaaataaatttactaatagtttgatgatcattttataatttttcat from Gossypium raimondii isolate GPD5lz chromosome 1, ASM2569854v1, whole genome shotgun sequence harbors:
- the LOC105779967 gene encoding disease resistance RPP13-like protein 4, with amino-acid sequence MADAIIQVVAGKLIDALKEHSGRVLEFRSQFMELKTQLDFMKSFLADANKLKRKEETVKTTLSMIRELTYDAEDILTDCLLRAEFRDHVFRCNHFLPREMIFQHRTSKRLKDINGRIEKMHKVLKTYLKTIGQQGVHDDVSSVVHRRWTSPAFDESSIVGLAEDTMKIIGWILPTKKQLHQVGIIGMGGLGKTTITQKIFNNHAILERFEERIWVSISQTVNEEETMKTMLKQLGEDTYGLDMGQMLPKIKQALEGKDYLIVMDDVWSVHGWWERLLAGLPKREGQSSAVIITTRKESVAIEMGVEKARIHQPRVLNEEEGWALFCRIAFSSEKEAKPHYELEELGKDIVKKCCGLPLALKTVGGLLKSKTLSTDVWRRIHNNFHDELATREGESSVMASLQLSYDELPTRLKQCLLCFSIYPEDSVISAEQLVHWWVGEGFVQGKDTRTAIELAFDYLSELISRCLVEVVKHRGFDGRVYTCKMHDLVRDLTIKIAREESFCSFDEHGKQRPSIQSRRLGFTGEEDVKSQNKKSKLRAFLMMNSSPVSPDKTIPLFRVRSLRVLDFSLNKLENIPIHKLLHWIISLQRLSYLNLRGVASLKELPQLIGELRNLQLLVLNGCNNLQKLPSSITNLQKLNVLDLGYCPMMRYLPQGLGRLSNLQELSGFTVPSEADRNGCRLGELQWLSKLKVLRVNINEESDIAEEELTVLSHLKQLKVLSINTEGCEKEEIFRKLDGLSPPPHLEELYLRYYRGVTTPMWMNPKSLRDLHYLCIENGDLQFVHPSFEGGKTITWKVEGLCLKFLARLQVEWDLVQSVMPRIRYVEVSHCYMLKSFPCNTEKLGVWRK